One segment of Pseudoalteromonas rubra DNA contains the following:
- a CDS encoding FecR domain-containing protein: MISNFRTRWQPLRHSTHLTLLLSGLFFATVSQAAPAGKTLMSRGQVVATASDSAEQRALKRRSPVFDVDVVNTGQQSNAQLRMQDGALIALKENTQLIINEYSGSSEEDGSVVMELVTGGLRTITGKIKGNKDNYQLRTPVGSIGIRGTHYEVEWQGDALLLAVWDGTIEVSVNEEPLLLGQEGNFSFASVSQSGEVTPLLAPPSQLTRLTPTSRGAASGNDPDEQNDDSNTEDTSAELDDSPAEATTLTIAQTPVATPPAAQEAFEAALPDVGRDISDNGFITEESLDTVGIEPLEDLLAERTGTALYTTLERTEFNSTAGAVSNIQMQINVDFDNGTVPQGVLSFNDQQGEWFAAFNGLIDASGMTLGVNFASHGQNLAEGTIETQFSDELNKLRGNFNLNEIDEPSVTASGLFILSQP, encoded by the coding sequence ATGATTTCTAATTTTCGCACCCGCTGGCAGCCACTCAGACACAGCACGCACCTGACTCTACTGTTATCCGGCTTGTTCTTTGCAACCGTCAGTCAGGCTGCCCCGGCGGGCAAAACCCTGATGTCCCGTGGCCAAGTAGTGGCAACAGCCAGTGACAGCGCCGAACAGCGCGCACTAAAACGTCGCAGCCCGGTTTTTGATGTCGATGTGGTTAATACCGGACAACAAAGCAATGCCCAGCTGCGTATGCAAGATGGTGCTTTAATCGCCTTAAAAGAAAACACCCAACTGATCATCAATGAATATAGCGGTTCCTCTGAAGAGGATGGCTCTGTTGTGATGGAATTAGTGACGGGCGGACTGCGCACCATTACAGGCAAAATAAAGGGCAACAAAGACAATTATCAGCTCCGCACCCCAGTCGGCAGTATCGGGATCCGAGGCACGCATTATGAAGTTGAATGGCAAGGAGATGCTCTACTGCTGGCCGTGTGGGATGGCACCATTGAAGTCAGCGTCAACGAGGAGCCGTTGCTGCTCGGGCAAGAAGGTAACTTTTCCTTTGCCAGTGTCAGCCAAAGCGGTGAAGTAACGCCCCTACTTGCACCACCATCACAACTGACCCGGCTCACGCCAACCAGCCGGGGCGCTGCCAGCGGTAACGATCCAGATGAGCAAAACGATGACAGTAACACTGAGGATACCAGCGCTGAGCTAGATGACTCTCCTGCTGAGGCAACAACACTGACTATTGCGCAAACCCCGGTAGCCACCCCTCCTGCGGCTCAGGAGGCCTTTGAAGCCGCCTTGCCCGATGTCGGTCGGGATATCTCTGATAACGGCTTTATTACGGAAGAGAGCCTCGACACCGTCGGGATCGAGCCCCTTGAAGATCTACTTGCCGAGCGCACCGGGACGGCCCTATACACCACGCTTGAACGCACCGAGTTTAACTCTACTGCTGGCGCAGTCAGCAACATCCAAATGCAGATCAATGTCGACTTCGACAATGGCACAGTGCCGCAAGGCGTGCTGTCGTTTAACGACCAACAAGGCGAATGGTTTGCCGCCTTTAATGGCCTGATCGACGCCAGTGGCATGACGCTGGGCGTCAACTTTGCCTCGCATGGGCAAAATCTGGCTGAAGGCACTATCGAAACCCAGTTCAGCGACGAGCTAAATAAGCTGCGTGGCAATTTTAATTTGAACGAAATTGATGAGCCGAGTGTTACCGCTTCTGGCTTGTTTATTTTGAGTCAACCTTAA
- a CDS encoding YbaN family protein produces MKKHAQKLFNRCFWLHLAGILCVALGFIGMALPVMPTTIFFILALACFTRSNPKLANWLLAHPKFGPTLAAWQSHQVVPVKGKWGAGLGMLFGFVILCMTTAPWFVLVGVALTELMVMAYLLSKPSELPAS; encoded by the coding sequence ATGAAAAAACACGCACAAAAACTATTTAACCGTTGCTTCTGGTTACACCTTGCCGGGATCTTATGTGTGGCGCTGGGTTTTATTGGCATGGCGCTGCCCGTGATGCCAACCACGATTTTTTTTATTCTGGCACTGGCTTGCTTTACCCGCTCTAACCCCAAATTAGCCAACTGGCTGCTGGCTCATCCCAAATTTGGTCCCACCCTGGCTGCCTGGCAATCCCATCAAGTTGTGCCAGTCAAAGGCAAATGGGGCGCGGGTTTAGGGATGCTATTTGGCTTTGTGATCTTATGCATGACCACCGCGCCCTGGTTTGTACTGGTCGGCGTCGCGTTAACCGAGCTGATGGTCATGGCCTATCTGCTCAGCAAACCATCCGAGTTGCCCGCCAGCTAA
- a CDS encoding CDC27 family protein, which yields MQLLLHRAFIPVVLLVGLHTSAALAAPTPLTQLQSTLEQGQFEQAYALAQAQFETAAGDPAFDFMYARAALETGHYNEAVFALERVLAAKPNHQPSLYLLGLTYNKQKNYPQAASTLSSLLNTPLSDEFRQQVTRALDAIEDNLASLKQELKHRISLALGHDSNVNSGTTDDRIVIGGLPILLDETSREASDSFTRASYRFDGRWQQTQHQAWRANLQVSDQRHQDSDEFDRTQLSANLSYIQDIAAFQLHLGTQLGVMSLDSATYQQDAGVFGALRYAINEHWAATVNISAFNLNNVRDSALDSRLYTSGLALSRATRNWLLRLSAGYTWQPARNPEGEHYARDYSHFSASMVYRFNDAHRLNAKVQYRDIEHRAAHPFFLQVRDETLHIAHLVWQYQITPAWSLETKLAYYDKDSSLQLYSYDRTEWSLGVHYDF from the coding sequence ATGCAGCTATTACTTCATCGCGCGTTTATTCCGGTCGTTTTGCTGGTTGGACTGCACACTAGTGCAGCGCTGGCCGCACCGACACCGCTCACACAACTCCAATCAACACTCGAGCAGGGACAATTTGAACAGGCTTATGCATTAGCGCAAGCACAATTCGAGACTGCCGCTGGCGATCCTGCCTTTGATTTTATGTACGCCAGAGCCGCACTCGAAACGGGTCATTATAATGAGGCTGTGTTTGCCCTTGAGCGGGTGCTCGCCGCCAAACCTAATCATCAACCCAGCTTGTACCTGCTAGGCCTGACCTACAACAAGCAAAAGAATTACCCGCAAGCTGCCAGTACACTCAGCTCGCTACTGAATACGCCACTCAGTGATGAGTTTAGACAACAGGTAACGCGTGCGCTGGATGCCATTGAAGACAACCTTGCCAGCCTGAAACAGGAATTGAAGCACCGGATTTCATTGGCGCTGGGCCACGACAGCAACGTCAACAGTGGTACCACAGATGACCGCATAGTGATTGGCGGCCTGCCCATTTTGCTCGATGAAACTAGCCGCGAAGCGTCGGATTCCTTCACCCGTGCCAGTTATCGTTTTGATGGCCGTTGGCAACAAACTCAACATCAGGCATGGCGAGCCAATCTTCAGGTATCAGATCAACGGCACCAGGACAGCGATGAATTCGACCGAACTCAGCTCAGCGCTAACCTCAGCTACATTCAGGATATTGCGGCCTTTCAGCTGCATCTTGGTACCCAGCTGGGTGTTATGTCACTGGACTCTGCGACCTATCAGCAAGATGCAGGCGTGTTTGGTGCGCTGAGATACGCCATCAATGAACACTGGGCAGCGACCGTCAATATAAGCGCGTTTAATTTGAACAATGTCCGAGACAGTGCTCTTGACAGTCGCTTATATACTTCTGGCTTGGCCCTCAGCCGGGCAACCCGAAACTGGCTATTACGCCTGAGTGCGGGATATACCTGGCAACCAGCGCGAAACCCTGAAGGCGAGCATTATGCCCGTGACTACAGCCATTTTAGTGCCTCGATGGTGTATCGGTTCAATGATGCACATCGCCTAAATGCCAAAGTGCAATACCGGGATATTGAACACAGAGCAGCGCACCCTTTCTTTTTACAAGTGCGAGACGAAACACTGCATATTGCACACCTGGTCTGGCAATACCAGATAACACCAGCCTGGAGTCTGGAAACTAAGCTGGCTTACTACGACAAAGACAGCTCACTGCAACTGTACAGTTATGATCGTACTGAATGGTCCTTAGGAGTACATTATGATTTCTAA
- the lspA gene encoding signal peptidase II yields the protein MTIKQRVYWISVIAGAGMCLDQLSKWFASDYLNGWQMASYWHDLVRLGYRENSGVFLSLGSELPAPLRSVLFIGVIGLLLVAILLYTLKSEDLNRNQITGLSLVLSGGVSNLIDRVLNNGAVIDFLNLGIGELRTGVFNIADVAIMCGAVMLILCTTHNQNVAAQKT from the coding sequence ATGACAATTAAACAACGTGTATACTGGATATCTGTGATAGCGGGTGCAGGTATGTGCCTGGATCAGCTCAGTAAGTGGTTTGCAAGTGACTACTTAAATGGCTGGCAGATGGCCAGCTACTGGCATGACCTGGTGCGCCTTGGCTACCGGGAAAATAGCGGTGTGTTTTTGAGTTTAGGCAGTGAATTACCAGCGCCATTGCGCAGTGTGTTGTTTATTGGTGTGATTGGTTTGCTGTTGGTGGCGATTTTACTATACACATTGAAAAGTGAGGACTTGAATCGTAACCAGATCACTGGCTTGTCTTTGGTGTTGTCTGGCGGTGTGAGTAACCTGATTGATCGGGTGCTTAACAATGGTGCGGTGATCGACTTTCTCAATCTGGGGATCGGTGAATTGCGAACGGGGGTGTTTAATATTGCTGACGTAGCAATTATGTGCGGTGCCGTGATGTTGATACTCTGTACGACCCACAATCAAAACGTTGCTGCGCAGAAAACCTGA
- a CDS encoding substrate-binding periplasmic protein → MRNFVLMAFVWCLTCASPLLAKPILLGSHSVWPPYVQDDDRGLSYDIVAAAFARSGETFALEVAPFSRAMRLAQSGKVDVIPALWYTQARAQQFFFSTAYLHNELIFISLAAHALPFSGLRSLNGKRVCMIRGFAYQNLVRGYPAIGVISQLHLSECLQQLARGRVDGVIADRFAAAYVITHHFQQEIFTVHTQVIASWPLHIGILKTHPRSRKLIGLFNQGLSDIIQDGTYQHLLSQYPQIGQEQGINPISH, encoded by the coding sequence GTGCGCAATTTCGTGCTAATGGCGTTTGTCTGGTGCCTGACATGTGCCTCTCCATTGCTAGCAAAACCCATTCTGCTGGGCAGTCATAGCGTATGGCCACCTTATGTACAGGACGATGATCGTGGTCTTAGCTATGATATCGTTGCCGCAGCCTTTGCTCGCAGTGGCGAAACCTTTGCGCTTGAAGTCGCGCCATTTAGCCGGGCAATGCGCCTGGCACAGAGCGGGAAAGTCGATGTGATCCCGGCACTTTGGTATACTCAGGCACGTGCACAGCAATTTTTCTTTAGCACCGCGTATTTGCACAATGAACTCATTTTTATCTCACTCGCCGCTCACGCCCTGCCTTTTTCTGGATTAAGATCTCTCAATGGCAAACGCGTGTGTATGATCCGTGGCTTTGCTTATCAAAACTTGGTTCGTGGGTATCCCGCTATCGGCGTGATCAGCCAGCTACATTTAAGCGAATGTCTGCAACAGCTGGCCCGGGGCCGGGTCGATGGTGTAATTGCTGATCGGTTTGCCGCGGCCTATGTAATCACCCACCATTTTCAGCAAGAGATATTCACCGTACACACTCAGGTCATCGCATCATGGCCACTTCATATTGGAATCCTCAAAACACATCCCCGATCCCGTAAGCTTATCGGCCTGTTCAATCAGGGCCTCAGCGACATCATCCAGGATGGCACCTATCAGCATCTGCTCTCGCAATATCCACAGATCGGCCAAGAGCAAGGTATTAATCCTATCTCACATTAA
- a CDS encoding carbohydrate porin yields MLKRSRLMTALCGAMMLSSGPAIASEDELAQLKKQLELLQQKVHKMEREQAREKAQAKADKKARQADPAKPSIKVGGAVRTNLSHTSYDDDNKNRGGDFDFDIFRLNFSGNVGGFGLNAEIRFFDYMTAVKYAYLHYDFAKDWQAQLGMTKVPFGNWPYNSHNYFFNTTYYVGLEDDHDMGVLFKRKIADNWQLDLGFFKNDELGGVDGYVEDRSDRYSYDIVGFRKTGDGIYDDPTQPLGEYNTFAGRYAYHFKHKGGTTELGVSGLSGGLHDGTERAGDYMAWAIHFNGNYGPWNLQLQHGEYEYNVDTPATRMAVGAYAFFDSIAAEATMSNANIAYSLPVQFGPITGLQFYNDYGIIYDKSDDSEDTWMNVTGVSLSAGAFFSYIDYVLAKNQPFVGGSIAGNSDETERRFNINIGYYF; encoded by the coding sequence ATGCTAAAACGCTCTCGACTCATGACGGCTCTTTGCGGCGCTATGATGTTGTCTTCTGGTCCCGCCATTGCCAGCGAAGATGAACTGGCACAGTTAAAGAAGCAACTTGAACTGCTGCAGCAAAAAGTGCATAAAATGGAACGCGAACAGGCACGCGAAAAAGCACAGGCCAAAGCCGATAAAAAAGCGCGCCAGGCCGACCCTGCCAAGCCCAGTATCAAAGTGGGCGGTGCTGTGCGGACTAACCTCAGCCACACGTCGTATGACGACGATAACAAAAACCGCGGCGGCGATTTTGACTTCGATATTTTTCGGCTTAACTTTTCCGGCAATGTGGGCGGTTTTGGCCTCAATGCCGAGATCCGCTTTTTCGACTACATGACCGCCGTTAAGTATGCCTATTTACATTATGACTTTGCCAAAGACTGGCAGGCACAGCTGGGTATGACCAAAGTGCCTTTTGGTAACTGGCCTTACAACTCACATAATTACTTTTTTAACACCACTTACTACGTGGGGTTAGAAGACGATCACGATATGGGCGTGTTGTTTAAACGCAAAATTGCCGACAACTGGCAGCTGGATCTGGGTTTTTTCAAAAATGATGAGCTGGGCGGTGTCGATGGTTATGTAGAAGACCGCAGCGATCGCTACTCATACGACATAGTTGGCTTTCGCAAAACCGGCGATGGCATCTATGATGATCCAACCCAGCCGCTGGGCGAATACAACACCTTTGCCGGCCGCTATGCCTATCATTTCAAGCATAAAGGCGGTACCACCGAGCTGGGCGTCTCTGGTTTAAGTGGTGGCCTGCACGACGGGACCGAAAGAGCCGGTGATTACATGGCCTGGGCTATCCACTTCAACGGCAACTATGGCCCCTGGAACCTGCAATTGCAGCACGGTGAGTACGAATACAATGTCGATACACCTGCCACACGTATGGCCGTCGGCGCCTATGCATTTTTTGATTCTATTGCTGCCGAGGCAACGATGAGCAATGCCAATATCGCATACAGCTTACCGGTACAATTTGGCCCAATCACGGGGCTGCAATTCTACAATGACTACGGCATTATCTACGATAAATCGGACGACAGCGAAGACACCTGGATGAACGTCACCGGTGTTTCTCTCTCTGCGGGTGCGTTCTTTAGCTACATAGATTATGTGCTTGCCAAAAACCAACCCTTCGTGGGTGGTTCCATTGCGGGTAACAGCGATGAAACTGAGCGCCGCTTTAACATAAACATAGGCTACTACTTCTAA